A genomic segment from Thermoplasmataceae archaeon encodes:
- a CDS encoding tRNA (cytidine(56)-2'-O)-methyltransferase, whose product MPEVTVLRIGHRPYRDKRITTHVALVSRAFGAFRILVDYRDDALEETINRVTENFGGDFSIKTGVKWNKEIAAFNGVKVHLTMYGIPVENVINDIRGRFTKEDCMIVVGAEKVPAEIYQSCDYNVAILNQPHSEVSALAIFLDRLFEGGEHVSGKDGKLKILPMNKGKMVRIFPSEEEAMKILKEEGADDKIISHSLAVRDLAVKIAQKAGANIKQVRVGAVLHDVGRTRGHGVNHAVNSAIILRERNIDDAVVRIVERHTGAGILPDEAVKLGFPPGNYIPETLEEKIVAQADNLFSGTRRVTLKETVDSYMSKGLAEPAERIKRLHRELSDICGMDLDEI is encoded by the coding sequence TTGCCTGAAGTTACAGTGCTGAGAATAGGACATCGCCCGTACAGAGACAAGAGGATAACCACTCACGTGGCACTCGTGTCCAGGGCTTTTGGTGCGTTTCGCATACTAGTGGATTACAGAGATGACGCACTTGAGGAAACTATTAACCGGGTCACCGAGAATTTTGGAGGAGACTTCTCGATAAAAACTGGCGTAAAGTGGAACAAGGAAATAGCCGCATTCAATGGTGTGAAAGTGCATCTCACTATGTATGGAATACCGGTTGAAAATGTCATCAACGATATCAGAGGAAGATTTACAAAAGAAGATTGCATGATTGTTGTTGGAGCGGAGAAAGTCCCCGCAGAGATATATCAGTCATGTGACTACAATGTGGCCATCTTGAATCAGCCTCACAGTGAAGTATCTGCTCTTGCAATTTTCCTGGACAGGTTGTTTGAGGGCGGGGAGCACGTCAGCGGGAAAGATGGGAAACTTAAGATTCTCCCAATGAATAAAGGGAAGATGGTAAGAATTTTTCCCAGTGAAGAGGAAGCAATGAAAATCCTGAAAGAAGAGGGAGCAGATGATAAAATCATTTCCCATTCTCTTGCAGTAAGGGATCTGGCGGTAAAGATTGCCCAGAAGGCTGGGGCTAACATCAAACAGGTGAGAGTCGGAGCGGTGCTGCACGATGTTGGGAGGACCAGAGGGCATGGGGTAAATCATGCTGTAAACAGTGCGATCATACTCAGAGAAAGAAACATCGACGATGCCGTTGTTCGGATCGTCGAAAGACATACTGGTGCAGGAATACTACCAGACGAGGCAGTGAAACTTGGCTTTCCTCCTGGAAACTACATCCCAGAAACGCTTGAAGAGAAAATAGTCGCACAGGCAGATAACTTATTTTCGGGTACCAGAAGGGTTACCCTCAAGGAAACTGTGGACAGCTATATGAGTAAAGGACTGGCAGAACCCGCAGAAAGAATAAAGAGACTTCACAGGGAATTATCGGACATCTGCGGAATGGACCTTGACGAAATTTGA
- a CDS encoding ArsR family transcriptional regulator: MVSRIKVVNDIGELVSIFHAADTDVKRRLLLDLASSWVTMPQIDQKYGMLGKKALYYLDKIKLIESQWITSEKGPEKAYHTYYTSVQINLLGSMGELADIIYATTFSDADLEKYETSIKGMMVNNEGVFLGEVAENLGISQTLLRGIVKRSSILQIKGFKIELIENR, encoded by the coding sequence ATGGTCAGCAGAATAAAGGTAGTCAACGACATTGGAGAATTAGTATCGATATTCCATGCTGCCGACACAGATGTTAAGAGGAGGCTTCTTCTGGACCTTGCATCTAGTTGGGTAACGATGCCGCAGATCGACCAGAAGTATGGAATGCTGGGGAAGAAGGCACTTTATTATCTTGATAAGATAAAACTCATAGAGAGCCAGTGGATTACGAGCGAAAAGGGACCTGAGAAAGCTTATCACACTTATTATACAAGCGTACAGATAAATCTCCTTGGCTCAATGGGAGAGCTGGCTGATATTATATACGCAACTACGTTTTCTGATGCAGACCTTGAAAAGTACGAGACAAGCATAAAGGGGATGATGGTAAATAACGAGGGTGTTTTTCTTGGTGAAGTGGCTGAAAACCTCGGTATTTCCCAAACTCTGTTGAGGGGAATAGTAAAGAGATCGAGCATTTTACAGATCAAAGGTTTCAAGATTGAGCTTATAGAGAACCGTTAG